A single region of the Tigriopus californicus strain San Diego chromosome 8, Tcal_SD_v2.1, whole genome shotgun sequence genome encodes:
- the LOC131885921 gene encoding transmembrane protein 45B-like has translation MGSLIGHVVPGSFFIIFAIWWTYDAFRRYFASLWQDRQFRASTFSTSCNNCHINYSSPSEEQRKRSMPLSRIPPIEPTLKLLAVIFGMVGEYATALDDSGNFVAIHNGQHMTMFGFFAFNAIFELLYAYQVPGLPPDLDYLTGAIAFAIEGLLFIWHLHGRSHLDTQVHTFLVYAIVMCVVSTILEIFFKDDVRPRLLRAGFTLLQGTWFFFVGFILYPPQGWKTWAPEDHEQMMIVTMMFTWNVAGVLLFQLVLGCIVYLSMRRHFFKKPLLKKSPIDMNSNHGYTIVPESDVMLNLLEDDEE, from the coding sequence ATGGGGAGCCTAATAGGACATGTGGTCCCTGGATCCTTCTTCATAATTTTCGCCATTTGGTGGACTTACGATGCCTTTCGACGATATTTTGCGAGCCTATGGCAGGACCGACAGTTCCGAGCGTCAACTTTCAGTACCAGTTGCAACAACTGCCACATCAACTATTCATCTCCATCAGAGGAACAGAGAAAACGTTCGATGCCACTCTCAAGGATCCCTCCCATCGAGCCCACACTCAAATTGTTGGCCGTTATTTTTGGCATGGTGGGTGAATACGCCACAGCATTGGACGATAGTGGCAATTTTGTGGCCATTCACAACGGCCAACATATGACAATGTTCGGATTCTTCGCGTTTAACGCCATATTTGAGTTACTGTACGCCTATCAAGTACCTGGTTTACCACCCGATCTCGATTACCTGACGGGGGCCATTGCCTTTGCCATTGAGGGCCTTCTATTCATCTGGCACCTTCACGGTCGCTCTCATTTGGACACTCAGGTGCATACGTTCTTAGTGTATGCCATCGTTATGTGTGTAGTTTCAACCATTCTCGAgatctttttcaaagatgatGTGCGGCCCCGTCTTCTGCGGGCTGGGTTCACGCTTTTACAGGGCACTTGGTTCTTTTTTGTGGGCTTCATTTTGTATCCACCGCAAGGTTGGAAGACGTGGGCTCCTGAAGACCATGAGCAAATGATGATTGTAACCATGATGTTCACCTGGAATGTAGCTGGGGTGCTGCTTTTCCAATTGGTCTTGGGATGTATTGTTTATCTCAGTATGAGGCGGCATTTCTTCAAGAAACCTCTTCTGAAAAAGAGCCCCATCGACATGAATAGCAATCACGGTTATACCATTGTTCCTGAGAGCGATGTCATGCTCAATCTTTTAGAAGATGACGAGGAATAA